A stretch of the Actinomyces qiguomingii genome encodes the following:
- a CDS encoding succinate dehydrogenase cytochrome b subunit, with product MSTSTRSPSQTGPSSGERLAGPADGAPPTASHGDLPAPRPRRRARPSFTVLKTTMAITGTIMGMFVLVHMIGNLKAFQGAQAYNHYAEWLREIGYPLVPHEGVLWILRLVLGTCLVLHVAGGITLWWRGRKARGSFRRQNMHPRTLGARSMIFTGGLLLVFIFVHLLDLTIGRLVSSQGFMAATHSDGQLTAYAYENLIASLSRPPMAIFYSLVMLAIGVHLAQGLWSVVNDLGGTGTRLRRFCLVVAIAVALAIAVGNGMLPLLVLSGVIS from the coding sequence ATGTCCACATCCACCCGCTCCCCCTCCCAAACCGGTCCTTCCAGCGGTGAGCGCCTCGCCGGCCCCGCCGACGGCGCACCCCCCACAGCCTCACACGGCGACCTGCCCGCGCCCCGTCCACGGCGCCGCGCCCGCCCGTCCTTCACCGTGCTGAAGACGACCATGGCGATCACCGGCACCATCATGGGAATGTTCGTGCTGGTCCACATGATCGGCAACCTCAAGGCCTTCCAGGGGGCACAGGCCTACAACCACTACGCCGAATGGCTCCGGGAGATCGGTTACCCGCTCGTCCCCCACGAGGGCGTGCTGTGGATTCTGCGACTGGTATTGGGAACCTGCCTGGTCCTGCATGTTGCCGGGGGCATCACCCTGTGGTGGCGGGGCCGGAAGGCCCGCGGCTCCTTCCGCCGGCAGAACATGCATCCACGCACCCTTGGCGCCCGTTCCATGATCTTCACCGGCGGCCTACTGCTCGTCTTCATCTTCGTGCACCTTCTGGACCTGACCATCGGCCGCCTGGTGTCCTCCCAGGGCTTTATGGCCGCCACACATTCCGACGGCCAACTGACGGCCTACGCCTACGAGAACCTGATCGCCAGCCTGTCGCGCCCACCGATGGCGATCTTCTACAGCCTGGTGATGCTGGCCATCGGAGTGCACCTGGCGCAGGGACTGTGGTCGGTGGTCAACGACCTGGGCGGCACAGGCACCCGGCTGCGGCGTTTCTGCCTGGTAGTCGCCATCGCCGTCGCCCTGGCCATTGCTGTGGGCAACGGCATGCTGCCCCTTCTGGTGTTGAGCGGAGTGATCTCATGA
- a CDS encoding fumarate reductase/succinate dehydrogenase flavoprotein subunit, which yields MSAVPPPPVDDLYDVGPDLDPRLPDCPPQEAWTRRRDEYRLVNPANRRRLTVIVVGTGLAGSGAAATLGRLGYRVECFSLHDLPRRAHSVAAQGGINAARARKVDGDSLNRFVKDSVKGGDYRGREADVVRLGTESVRVIDHMYAIGAPFAREYGGQLATRSFGGVQVSRTYYTRGQTGQQLEVACAQALQEQIDAGSVHMHSRTEMLDLIVADGRAQGIITRDLLTGDIRAWTAHAVVLATGGYGSVFHYSTLAMASNASATWRAHRRGAAFASACMVQFHPTALPVSSNWQSKTTLMSESLRNDGRIWVPKEPGDDRPPNDIPEDERDYYLERKYPAFGNLTPRDVASRNAREQIESGRGVGPLRNSVYLDFRDALQRLGKPVIAARYGNLFEMYLDATGEDPYEVPMRIAPGAHFTMGGLWVDFDQMSTIPGLFVGGEASNNYHGANRLGANSLLSASVDGWFTLPLSVPNYLAGLVGTGVLADDAPEVSDTLADSRSRVEALLAVGGTHRPVWFHRRLGEILYADCGVSRSEAGLRHGLEQVRALREEFWADVKIVGGPQRLNQELEKALRVADFLELAEVMILDALDRRESAGAHFREEYATAEGEAKRDDAQWCTVSAWLTDASGRHTRRSEPLNFSLVPMQVRDYR from the coding sequence ATGAGTGCCGTCCCCCCGCCGCCGGTCGACGACCTGTACGACGTCGGCCCCGACCTGGACCCGCGCCTGCCCGACTGCCCGCCTCAGGAGGCATGGACACGTCGGCGCGATGAGTACCGGCTGGTCAACCCGGCCAACCGGAGGCGCCTGACCGTGATCGTAGTGGGCACCGGCCTGGCCGGCAGCGGGGCCGCCGCCACCCTGGGGCGGCTCGGCTACCGGGTGGAGTGCTTCAGCTTGCACGACCTGCCCCGCCGGGCACACTCCGTGGCCGCTCAGGGCGGGATCAACGCCGCCCGGGCGCGCAAGGTCGACGGCGACTCCCTGAACCGCTTCGTCAAGGACTCCGTCAAGGGCGGCGACTACCGCGGTCGCGAGGCCGACGTGGTGCGCCTAGGCACGGAATCGGTACGGGTGATCGACCACATGTACGCCATCGGCGCCCCCTTCGCCCGCGAGTACGGCGGCCAGTTGGCCACCCGCTCCTTCGGCGGCGTGCAGGTCTCCCGCACCTACTACACGCGCGGACAGACCGGTCAGCAGTTGGAGGTCGCCTGTGCTCAGGCGCTGCAGGAGCAGATCGACGCCGGAAGCGTGCACATGCACTCGCGCACCGAGATGCTGGACCTGATCGTCGCCGATGGCCGCGCCCAGGGCATTATCACCCGTGACCTGCTCACCGGTGACATCCGGGCCTGGACGGCGCACGCCGTCGTGCTGGCCACCGGCGGTTACGGCTCCGTCTTCCACTACTCCACCCTGGCGATGGCATCCAACGCCTCGGCCACCTGGCGAGCCCACCGCCGCGGCGCCGCCTTCGCCTCCGCCTGCATGGTGCAGTTTCACCCCACTGCACTGCCGGTCAGTTCGAACTGGCAGTCCAAGACCACGCTGATGAGCGAATCACTGCGCAATGACGGGCGCATCTGGGTCCCCAAGGAGCCTGGGGACGACCGGCCCCCGAACGACATCCCGGAGGATGAGCGCGACTACTATCTGGAGCGCAAGTACCCGGCCTTCGGCAACCTGACCCCGCGCGACGTCGCCTCCCGCAACGCCCGTGAACAGATCGAGTCCGGGCGCGGCGTCGGCCCGCTGCGCAACTCCGTCTATCTGGACTTCCGTGATGCCCTTCAACGCTTGGGCAAGCCGGTGATCGCCGCCCGCTACGGCAACCTGTTCGAAATGTATCTGGACGCCACCGGCGAGGACCCCTACGAGGTGCCCATGCGTATCGCGCCGGGCGCCCACTTCACCATGGGCGGCCTGTGGGTGGACTTCGACCAGATGTCCACCATTCCCGGACTGTTCGTGGGTGGGGAGGCGTCGAACAACTATCACGGAGCCAACCGGCTGGGTGCGAACTCGCTGCTGAGCGCCTCCGTGGACGGCTGGTTCACGCTGCCGCTGTCGGTGCCCAACTACCTGGCCGGGCTGGTGGGCACCGGTGTGCTGGCCGACGACGCCCCGGAGGTGTCCGACACACTCGCTGATTCCCGCAGCCGGGTGGAGGCTCTGCTGGCGGTGGGAGGCACCCACCGGCCCGTCTGGTTCCACCGGCGTCTGGGTGAAATCCTGTACGCCGACTGCGGGGTGAGTCGCTCCGAGGCGGGGCTGCGCCACGGACTGGAGCAGGTGCGGGCGCTGCGTGAGGAGTTTTGGGCGGATGTGAAGATCGTCGGTGGCCCGCAGCGGCTGAACCAGGAGTTGGAGAAGGCACTGCGCGTGGCCGACTTCCTGGAGTTGGCCGAGGTGATGATCCTGGACGCGCTGGACCGGCGTGAATCCGCCGGAGCCCATTTCCGGGAGGAGTACGCCACCGCCGAGGGCGAGGCCAAGCGCGACGACGCCCAGTGGTGCACCGTGTCCGCCTGGCTGACCGACGCCTCCGGTCGGCACACGCGCCGCAGTGAACCTTTGAACTTCTCGCTGGTACCGATGCAGGTGAGGGATTACCGATGA
- a CDS encoding succinate dehydrogenase/fumarate reductase iron-sulfur subunit encodes MRVELEIWRQDGPRANGRFESYAVDDAEPEMSLLELLDHLNDQIIEGGGEPVVFESDCREGVCGMCGFLVNGKPHGPQDNTPACRQHLRAFPGVTRFRLEPWRSEAFPVIRDLVVDRTALDELIRAGGTVDVAAGTAPDADSVAQPYLQAEQALDFAACIGCGACVAACPNGAAMLFAGAKLAHLSLMPQGRHERSRRARRMAQTVNEIFGPCSLYGECVPACPAGIPLTAIAALNREVLRAGLRGRSRDD; translated from the coding sequence ATGAGAGTCGAACTGGAGATATGGCGGCAGGACGGGCCGCGCGCCAACGGCCGCTTCGAGTCCTACGCCGTGGACGACGCCGAGCCGGAGATGAGCCTGCTCGAGCTGCTGGACCACCTCAACGATCAGATAATCGAGGGCGGCGGCGAACCAGTCGTATTCGAGTCCGACTGCCGCGAGGGCGTGTGCGGCATGTGCGGCTTCCTGGTCAACGGCAAGCCGCATGGCCCGCAGGACAACACCCCCGCCTGCCGTCAGCATCTGCGGGCCTTCCCCGGGGTGACGCGCTTCCGCCTGGAGCCGTGGCGCTCGGAGGCCTTCCCGGTCATCCGCGACCTGGTGGTGGACCGCACCGCGCTGGATGAACTGATTCGTGCCGGCGGGACGGTGGACGTTGCTGCCGGCACGGCCCCGGACGCCGACTCCGTCGCACAGCCCTACCTGCAGGCCGAGCAGGCGCTCGACTTCGCCGCCTGCATCGGCTGCGGGGCGTGTGTAGCCGCCTGCCCCAACGGTGCGGCCATGCTGTTCGCCGGAGCGAAGCTGGCGCACCTGTCGCTGATGCCGCAGGGCCGCCATGAGCGCTCCCGGCGGGCGCGGCGCATGGCGCAGACGGTTAACGAGATCTTCGGTCCGTGTTCCTTGTACGGGGAGTGCGTTCCGGCCTGCCCTGCGGGTATACCGCTGACGGCGATAGCCGCCCTGAACCGGGAGGTGCTGCGAGCTGGCCTGCGCGGGCGCAGCCGCGACGACTGA
- a CDS encoding glycoside hydrolase family 32 protein yields MSTVCPEPAPADGRGVQEELVMRAEADPLLPRFHFTPPAGWMNDPNGLLQRDGLHHLFYQYNPLGPAHHRIHWGHAVSRDLLSWMDLPIALSPARTGEGPDEDGCWSGVAVVDDGHPTIVYSANRGGRQTAALAVAADAADPLLVEWEKDPRNPVIADPPGELPVTDFRDHCVWQEPDGSWTQLMGAGTTDRGGAVVRYTSSDLRNWTYCGPILVGSDWRAAPEDPWTATMWECPDLIALPPSGPDGRADGAGGSARHALIFSAWHQGHPQETLAFVGDYSEGRFHPARLQRVDWGGRFCYAPQSYLDEAGRRIQFGWMPEARDERGVARAGWCGVMTVPRLLSAHDGALAVEPVPELARLRERHESIPPGAVDGARPASSICGGGLDIELELSLDMCGYAEVVLVHGGGVAGRGERTVIRVERGAQSCVVRVDPSHASHEPGVEARAVTMPVRTSGDADDPVRLRVLLDRSVLEVFSDWRAVSARIYPADPESTRVVLAGERAQLSVGSVWTMRSTRRAGRRLRP; encoded by the coding sequence GTGAGCACCGTATGCCCCGAGCCTGCGCCTGCGGATGGCAGAGGGGTCCAGGAGGAACTCGTGATGCGCGCGGAGGCCGATCCGCTCCTGCCACGTTTCCATTTCACACCGCCCGCAGGTTGGATGAACGATCCGAACGGTCTGCTCCAGCGCGATGGGCTGCACCACCTGTTCTACCAGTACAACCCGCTGGGGCCGGCGCACCACCGGATCCACTGGGGGCACGCGGTCTCACGAGACCTACTGAGCTGGATGGACCTACCCATCGCTCTTTCCCCTGCCCGCACAGGCGAGGGCCCGGATGAAGACGGGTGCTGGTCAGGGGTTGCGGTGGTCGACGACGGCCATCCCACGATCGTGTACTCCGCCAACCGCGGGGGTCGCCAGACGGCGGCTCTTGCGGTTGCTGCCGATGCCGCGGATCCGCTGCTCGTCGAGTGGGAGAAGGACCCGCGTAATCCGGTGATTGCCGACCCTCCCGGTGAGCTGCCGGTCACTGACTTCCGTGATCACTGTGTCTGGCAGGAGCCAGACGGGTCTTGGACGCAGCTGATGGGGGCGGGAACCACGGACCGTGGGGGCGCGGTAGTGCGGTATACCTCTTCGGACCTGCGCAACTGGACTTATTGCGGGCCGATTCTCGTCGGCTCGGACTGGCGGGCGGCCCCGGAGGATCCCTGGACTGCCACGATGTGGGAGTGCCCCGATCTCATCGCCCTGCCGCCGTCTGGCCCTGACGGCCGAGCCGACGGGGCCGGCGGCTCGGCGCGCCACGCCCTGATCTTCTCCGCATGGCACCAGGGGCATCCCCAGGAGACTCTGGCATTCGTCGGCGATTACAGCGAGGGTCGCTTCCACCCTGCCCGCCTGCAGCGCGTCGACTGGGGCGGGCGCTTCTGCTACGCCCCCCAGAGCTACCTGGATGAAGCCGGCCGACGCATCCAGTTCGGCTGGATGCCGGAGGCGCGTGATGAGCGTGGCGTGGCCCGTGCCGGCTGGTGCGGTGTGATGACAGTGCCACGGCTGCTGTCGGCCCACGACGGCGCTCTCGCCGTCGAGCCGGTGCCGGAGCTCGCCCGGCTGCGGGAGCGGCACGAGTCGATCCCGCCGGGCGCCGTTGATGGCGCGCGGCCGGCCTCGTCCATTTGCGGCGGCGGGCTGGACATCGAGCTGGAGCTCAGCCTGGACATGTGCGGATATGCGGAGGTCGTCCTCGTTCATGGCGGGGGTGTGGCGGGCAGGGGGGAGAGAACCGTGATTCGTGTGGAGCGGGGTGCTCAGAGCTGTGTGGTTCGCGTGGATCCTTCGCATGCCTCGCATGAGCCCGGGGTCGAGGCCAGGGCGGTGACCATGCCCGTGCGTACCAGCGGCGACGCCGATGATCCGGTGCGCCTGAGGGTGCTCCTGGACCGCTCAGTCCTGGAGGTTTTCAGCGACTGGCGTGCGGTGTCTGCCCGCATCTACCCGGCCGACCCGGAGTCGACCCGTGTTGTGCTCGCAGGCGAGCGGGCCCAGCTCAGCGTCGGCTCGGTGTGGACTATGCGGTCGACTCGGCGCGCGGGGCGCCGCCTGCGGCCGTAG
- a CDS encoding ABC transporter ATP-binding protein, which produces MSEQLIVTPPLGDPVLKIEDLHKDFSQGGLFTRKVVHALSGVDLTLHKGEILALVGESGSGKSTIARIVSRLDKPTSGRFLVDGRDILAEEPRRVSRSYRGRVQMVFQDPFGSLNPVHTIGHVLRRSLALHQPGRRGAERERAAEELMETVGLETSMLDSFPHQLSGGQRQRVAIARALACEPEILLADEPTSMLDVSVRIGILNLMLKLRDERGLSMLYITHDLASARYVADTTAVLFGGELVESGPSVDIMADPDHPYTRLLLSAVPDPSRRLVLTKDERQALRRQVLHPTSCPHAGDAEPCSETEPVRHRVGADHWVRCHRYAPRGAAGTALTTEMGSGVQATEEAVAP; this is translated from the coding sequence ATGAGTGAGCAGCTGATCGTAACCCCGCCCCTGGGGGACCCCGTGCTGAAGATTGAAGACCTGCATAAGGACTTCAGTCAGGGCGGCCTGTTTACGCGGAAAGTCGTCCACGCCCTGTCCGGCGTCGACCTAACCCTCCACAAGGGGGAGATCCTCGCACTGGTGGGCGAGTCCGGATCGGGCAAGTCCACGATCGCCAGAATCGTCTCGCGACTCGACAAGCCCACCTCGGGACGGTTCCTGGTTGACGGACGCGACATCCTCGCCGAAGAACCGCGCCGGGTCTCGCGGTCCTACCGCGGTCGCGTACAGATGGTGTTCCAGGATCCCTTCGGGTCACTCAATCCGGTGCACACGATCGGCCACGTACTGCGCCGTTCGCTCGCTCTGCACCAACCCGGAAGGCGGGGTGCGGAGCGTGAGCGGGCCGCCGAGGAGCTGATGGAGACCGTTGGGCTAGAGACGAGCATGCTCGACTCCTTCCCGCACCAGCTTTCGGGCGGTCAGCGGCAGCGTGTCGCAATTGCGCGGGCGCTGGCCTGTGAACCGGAGATTCTGCTTGCCGATGAGCCGACATCCATGCTCGACGTGTCGGTACGCATCGGTATTCTCAACCTCATGCTCAAGCTCCGCGACGAGCGGGGGCTCTCGATGCTTTACATCACCCACGATCTTGCAAGTGCCAGGTACGTCGCAGACACTACGGCGGTGCTGTTCGGCGGAGAGCTTGTGGAATCGGGGCCATCGGTAGACATAATGGCTGACCCGGACCACCCCTATACGCGGCTGCTGCTGTCTGCGGTTCCGGACCCTTCCCGGCGGCTCGTCCTGACGAAGGACGAGCGGCAGGCACTGCGCCGCCAGGTGCTTCACCCCACATCCTGCCCGCACGCAGGTGATGCCGAGCCCTGCTCGGAAACGGAGCCGGTGCGCCACCGCGTCGGCGCAGACCACTGGGTGCGCTGCCACCGGTACGCTCCCAGAGGTGCCGCAGGCACCGCACTGACCACCGAGATGGGCAGTGGAGTGCAAGCAACTGAGGAGGCCGTAGCACCGTGA
- a CDS encoding ABC transporter ATP-binding protein, with translation MGETTSASVGLGGTGRRREDDKPLLVVDGLRVEYSGDARSVIGADRVTFTIGRGEVLGLAGESGCGKSTTANAIMRLLKPPAEITHGSITFDGRDVLGMSAEELRQFRWREVAMVFQSAMNALNPVMTVGDQIIDVLTTHERVSKREARERAAELLGVVGIPADRLKSYPHQLSGGMRQRAVIAIGLALNPSLLIMDEPTTALDVVVQQEIMEQVTELKERLGFSILFITHDISLMVDISDRMGVMYGGRLVEMGPSKEIFSDPFHPYTRALMGAFPPISGPRLRRTGLSDSRDGADRPWARSIADLVEVAPGRWVSPVRGEQPLPACARSYGKPSQTDYADKELP, from the coding sequence ATGGGTGAAACAACGAGCGCTTCGGTGGGCCTGGGAGGTACCGGCCGTCGGCGCGAGGATGACAAGCCACTATTGGTGGTTGACGGTCTCCGTGTGGAGTACAGCGGTGACGCCCGTTCCGTGATCGGTGCGGACCGTGTGACCTTCACAATCGGCAGGGGAGAGGTCCTTGGGCTTGCCGGCGAGTCCGGCTGCGGAAAGTCCACCACGGCCAATGCGATCATGCGGCTGCTCAAGCCCCCAGCCGAGATCACCCACGGATCGATCACCTTCGACGGTCGTGACGTGCTAGGCATGTCCGCGGAGGAGCTGCGCCAATTCCGGTGGCGAGAAGTGGCGATGGTCTTCCAATCCGCGATGAACGCGCTCAACCCGGTGATGACGGTGGGGGACCAGATCATTGATGTCCTTACCACCCATGAGCGGGTCTCCAAGCGGGAGGCGCGCGAGCGCGCCGCAGAATTGCTGGGAGTAGTGGGTATACCCGCCGATCGGCTAAAAAGCTACCCGCACCAGCTCTCCGGCGGTATGCGGCAGCGCGCGGTCATCGCCATAGGTCTGGCACTCAACCCCTCGCTGCTCATTATGGACGAGCCGACCACCGCGCTCGACGTGGTGGTTCAGCAGGAAATCATGGAGCAGGTGACCGAGCTCAAGGAGCGTTTGGGCTTCTCCATCTTGTTCATCACCCACGACATCTCCTTGATGGTTGATATCTCCGACCGCATGGGTGTCATGTATGGCGGGCGCCTGGTGGAGATGGGACCGTCTAAGGAGATCTTCTCCGACCCCTTTCACCCCTACACGCGCGCATTGATGGGGGCATTCCCCCCGATCAGTGGGCCGCGGTTGCGCCGCACGGGCCTGTCTGACTCCCGCGACGGCGCGGACCGCCCCTGGGCCCGTTCCATCGCGGACCTCGTTGAGGTTGCGCCCGGACGCTGGGTTTCCCCCGTACGGGGTGAGCAGCCGCTGCCTGCGTGCGCGCGCAGTTACGGCAAGCCCTCGCAGACCGACTATGCCGACAAGGAATTGCCATGA
- a CDS encoding ABC transporter permease, with protein MGNPLVAMPSARIRRSTGILRSLLNSRKALFGIAVLLLFIVLALLAPVISPGDPARITSSMAAPPSAEHWLGVTPKGQDVFAMTLWGARSSLAVGLSVGVIATFVALLIGLASAYFGRAVDGILAVVTNVFLLLPGLPLLVVLAGFMPPGQGTIIIVLVVTGWAGAARVMRSQALSVRGKDFVAAALVTGERPLRIMFGEILPNMASIVMSTILGCVNAAIGSQAGLEFLGLGDSSVVSWGTNLYWASNDGALMTGRWWTFLPSGLCIALVAFALAMINFGVDEVTNPRLRKPSKRARKALREGATVVEV; from the coding sequence ATGGGAAACCCACTGGTAGCCATGCCATCTGCGCGGATCCGTCGCTCAACCGGGATTCTGCGCAGTCTCCTGAACTCTCGCAAGGCTCTCTTCGGGATCGCGGTTCTGCTGCTGTTCATCGTCCTGGCCCTGCTGGCGCCCGTCATCAGCCCCGGCGACCCGGCCCGGATCACCTCCTCTATGGCTGCGCCTCCCAGCGCTGAACACTGGTTGGGTGTTACTCCGAAGGGACAGGATGTGTTCGCCATGACGCTGTGGGGAGCGCGCTCCTCGCTGGCGGTCGGGCTCAGCGTCGGCGTCATCGCGACCTTCGTGGCCCTGCTCATCGGATTGGCGTCGGCCTACTTCGGTCGTGCGGTCGACGGCATACTCGCCGTTGTAACCAATGTGTTCTTGCTGCTTCCTGGGCTCCCGCTGCTGGTGGTGCTCGCGGGCTTCATGCCTCCGGGTCAGGGGACGATCATTATCGTCCTGGTGGTAACCGGCTGGGCGGGCGCCGCCCGGGTGATGCGCAGCCAGGCGCTGTCGGTGCGGGGGAAGGACTTCGTTGCGGCCGCCCTCGTTACGGGTGAGCGTCCGCTGCGGATCATGTTCGGAGAGATTCTGCCGAACATGGCTTCGATAGTGATGTCCACGATCCTCGGCTGCGTCAATGCGGCCATCGGCAGCCAGGCTGGCCTGGAGTTCCTCGGCCTGGGCGACTCCTCGGTGGTCTCCTGGGGGACCAACCTGTACTGGGCATCGAACGACGGCGCGCTCATGACCGGTCGCTGGTGGACCTTCCTGCCGTCGGGTCTGTGCATCGCCCTGGTGGCGTTCGCGCTGGCAATGATCAACTTCGGCGTGGATGAGGTCACCAACCCGCGTCTGCGCAAGCCCTCGAAGCGCGCCCGCAAGGCACTGCGTGAGGGCGCGACTGTGGTGGAGGTCTGA
- a CDS encoding ABC transporter permease has product MSYVLKRLGFYLLAFWASITLNFLLPRLMPGDPVSRMFAKGGAKLTEEQALQLQQLFGLDNRPMWQQYISYIKSMLTGDMGVSISRFPSPVSEVIGSQIGWTILLGAVALLIAVLLGNLLGIIAAWYRGGFIDSVFPPLLVFLGSFPYFWLAMAGLYVFGTGLGWFPLRHAFTAGIVADWASPAFLADVAYHLVLPASTIVLVSLGGWALGMRNTMISTNSEDYIVMAEAKGLKRSRIMLRYAARNAMLPSVTSFGMSLGFIVGGSMLTEVVFAYPGVGYQLLSAVNALDYPLMQGIFFTITAAVLAANFLVDIVYVRLDPRVRTA; this is encoded by the coding sequence ATGTCCTACGTCCTAAAACGGCTGGGATTCTATCTGCTCGCATTCTGGGCCTCGATCACCCTGAACTTCCTACTGCCCCGATTGATGCCGGGTGACCCGGTATCACGCATGTTCGCCAAGGGCGGTGCGAAACTCACCGAGGAGCAGGCCCTACAGCTACAGCAGCTGTTCGGTCTTGACAACCGCCCGATGTGGCAGCAGTACATCTCGTACATCAAGTCGATGCTGACAGGCGACATGGGAGTATCCATTTCCCGCTTCCCCAGTCCGGTGTCGGAGGTGATCGGCAGTCAGATCGGGTGGACTATCCTCTTGGGCGCCGTCGCCCTCCTGATCGCTGTGCTGCTAGGAAATCTCCTCGGGATAATCGCCGCCTGGTACCGCGGTGGCTTCATCGACTCCGTTTTCCCCCCGCTGCTGGTGTTCCTGGGGTCATTCCCCTACTTCTGGCTGGCCATGGCGGGCCTGTACGTCTTCGGCACCGGCCTGGGTTGGTTCCCGCTGCGGCACGCATTCACCGCCGGCATTGTGGCGGACTGGGCAAGCCCCGCCTTCCTCGCTGATGTCGCCTACCACCTGGTGCTGCCAGCGTCCACCATTGTGCTGGTGTCGCTGGGCGGCTGGGCGCTGGGGATGCGCAACACGATGATTTCAACCAACTCTGAGGACTATATCGTGATGGCCGAGGCCAAGGGGCTCAAGCGCTCCCGCATAATGCTGCGGTACGCGGCACGTAACGCGATGCTTCCTTCGGTGACCAGCTTCGGCATGTCCCTGGGGTTCATCGTCGGCGGCTCGATGCTCACCGAGGTTGTCTTCGCCTACCCGGGTGTCGGCTACCAGCTGCTCAGTGCTGTCAATGCGCTCGACTACCCGCTTATGCAGGGGATCTTCTTTACGATCACGGCCGCGGTGCTCGCCGCGAACTTCCTGGTCGACATCGTCTACGTCCGCCTCGACCCGCGCGTGCGGACCGCCTGA